A window of the Butyricimonas faecalis genome harbors these coding sequences:
- a CDS encoding efflux RND transporter periplasmic adaptor subunit: MKKLGIAITLVSFILLSGCKDKHEPERQVVAVEKVGVENMEIYGEYVGQIRAKGFVEVRARVEGYLEQMLFEEGKRVKRNQPLFKINSDLYQARVDKAKAQLAKDLAQEAKAERDVERLRPLYEQKAASQLDLDNAVAAYESAKANVAMSKADLAQAELELSYTTVRSPIDGYISERYADIGTLVGPGGKSQLATIVESDEVLVDFSLTALDYLRSQQRNVTLGEKDANRSWQPSVTITLADNSVYPLTGIVDFADPQVNPQTGTFGVRAELPNPDRKLLPGQFTKVKLLLDVRENAIVVPSKAVAIEKGGAYIYVVRRDSTAEKRFIETGPEVNNHIVVERGLGPDELVVVEGYHKLTPGALVKPVSPETIKEKEVTL, translated from the coding sequence ATGAAAAAATTAGGAATAGCAATTACACTCGTGTCATTCATACTCCTGTCCGGTTGTAAAGACAAGCACGAACCGGAGCGACAAGTAGTGGCCGTCGAGAAAGTAGGAGTAGAGAACATGGAAATATACGGAGAATACGTCGGGCAAATTCGAGCAAAAGGATTCGTCGAAGTGAGAGCTCGCGTCGAAGGCTACCTGGAACAGATGCTTTTCGAGGAAGGAAAGCGCGTGAAACGGAACCAGCCGCTCTTCAAAATAAATAGTGACCTTTACCAGGCTCGTGTTGACAAAGCGAAAGCACAACTGGCAAAAGATCTGGCACAAGAAGCAAAAGCCGAACGTGACGTGGAACGCCTACGCCCCCTTTACGAGCAAAAGGCTGCCAGCCAACTCGATCTCGATAACGCCGTGGCGGCTTACGAGAGTGCCAAGGCGAACGTCGCCATGAGCAAGGCAGACTTGGCACAAGCAGAACTCGAATTAAGTTACACCACCGTGCGCTCCCCCATCGACGGATACATCAGCGAACGGTACGCCGACATCGGTACCCTAGTCGGTCCCGGCGGGAAATCACAGCTAGCCACGATCGTGGAAAGTGACGAAGTACTCGTGGACTTCAGCCTTACTGCCCTCGACTACCTGCGCAGCCAACAGCGGAATGTAACCCTTGGCGAAAAAGACGCCAACCGGTCATGGCAACCCAGCGTGACCATCACCCTGGCCGACAACTCGGTTTACCCCCTGACCGGAATCGTGGACTTCGCCGACCCGCAGGTAAATCCCCAAACGGGTACATTCGGCGTACGTGCCGAACTCCCCAATCCCGACAGGAAACTATTGCCGGGACAATTCACTAAAGTAAAGTTGTTACTCGACGTGCGTGAAAACGCCATCGTCGTTCCCAGCAAGGCAGTCGCCATTGAAAAAGGCGGCGCCTACATATACGTTGTCCGCCGTGATAGTACAGCCGAGAAACGCTTTATCGAAACCGGTCCCGAAGTGAACAACCATATCGTGGTAGAGCGCGGGCTTGGTCCCGACGAGCTGGTTGTCGTTGAAGGCTACCACAAACTAACCCCGGGAGCACTCGTGAAACCCGTGAGCCCCGAAACGATTAAAGAAAAGGAGGTTACCCTATGA
- a CDS encoding RNA polymerase sigma factor, with protein MTFIGRMKGAIVASFFYIRGCYFKERQMKHEEEDIIDLLKKGNVACVKMLFDNYYRALCVFALRFLNSFEDAEDVVQEVFVNFWEKKKGCEFSGSLRSFLFGAVNKAALYHLRNSDRMVFEGLETHLNQLMEEEMPESDEDIALRKQKLFREIEALPEKCREVFVAIVLENLSYKEVAEKLNVSVNTVKTHYSRALKQLREHLDIIALLFFSIKK; from the coding sequence ATGACTTTTATTGGGCGTATGAAAGGAGCTATTGTTGCTTCTTTTTTTTATATTCGCGGGTGTTATTTCAAGGAACGGCAAATGAAACATGAAGAAGAAGATATAATCGATCTCTTGAAAAAAGGGAACGTGGCGTGTGTTAAGATGCTGTTTGATAACTATTACCGGGCATTATGTGTGTTTGCTTTACGTTTTTTGAATTCGTTCGAGGATGCCGAGGATGTTGTACAAGAGGTTTTTGTTAATTTTTGGGAGAAAAAGAAGGGGTGCGAGTTTTCGGGTTCGTTGCGATCGTTTCTTTTTGGAGCGGTGAACAAGGCGGCTCTTTATCATTTACGAAATTCTGATCGAATGGTCTTTGAGGGACTTGAAACGCATCTTAATCAATTGATGGAAGAGGAGATGCCGGAGAGTGACGAGGATATAGCATTACGTAAGCAGAAGTTATTCCGGGAAATAGAGGCATTGCCGGAAAAATGTCGAGAGGTTTTTGTTGCGATCGTATTGGAAAATTTGTCTTATAAAGAGGTGGCAGAAAAGTTGAATGTTTCTGTTAATACCGTGAAAACACACTATTCACGTGCGTTAAAACAGTTGCGGGAGCATTTGGATATCATTGCGTTACTATTTTTTAGTATCAAAAAGTAA
- a CDS encoding efflux transporter outer membrane subunit has protein sequence MKHYHIVFIAALIGSLSTSCKIGKKYTRPELNLPTTIIDTNRTDTTTVADIQWPAIYTDTVLQRLINTALAYNKNLLAAAARVKESRYAHRMEKANLFPGIDADALGAREYDRSPGNTFNIEATLSWELDLWGKLRWSSQASLAAYLQTVEGQRALHVTLISQVAQAYFELRALDMELSIVKQTHEARVESVRLAKLRFEGGLTSETAYRQAQVELAKTTTLVPDLERQIRLKENEISLLTGQYPGDIPRGANIDQQMLLPELPVGLPSSLLERRPDIRQAEYKLKAANAKVGVTYTNLFPQITLTARYGREDSELGDFLKAPYFYLGGKLLAPVLNAGNKRARLKAARAALEAETYSYQQTVLSAFKEVDNALTTFSKVRDMRVSKARLEEAARSYMELANLQYINGVVSYLNVLDAQRGYFDAQIGLNNAVRDELLSIVNLYRALGGGWQ, from the coding sequence ATGAAACATTATCACATCGTATTCATCGCCGCTCTTATCGGAAGCCTATCGACTTCTTGCAAGATCGGCAAGAAATATACCCGTCCGGAACTGAATCTGCCGACAACAATAATCGACACGAACCGTACGGACACGACAACCGTGGCCGATATCCAATGGCCGGCGATCTACACGGACACCGTGTTACAGCGTTTGATCAACACGGCACTCGCTTACAACAAGAACCTGCTGGCTGCCGCGGCCCGGGTGAAAGAAAGCCGCTATGCCCACCGCATGGAAAAAGCAAATCTTTTCCCCGGAATTGACGCTGACGCCCTTGGAGCAAGAGAATACGACCGTTCTCCCGGCAATACATTCAATATCGAGGCTACCCTCTCCTGGGAACTCGATCTTTGGGGCAAACTTCGCTGGAGTTCACAAGCCAGCCTGGCAGCCTATCTCCAAACCGTGGAAGGACAAAGGGCCTTACACGTGACACTAATTTCCCAAGTGGCACAAGCCTACTTTGAATTACGCGCCCTCGACATGGAATTAAGCATTGTCAAACAAACCCACGAGGCTCGCGTAGAGAGTGTTCGCCTGGCCAAACTACGTTTCGAAGGAGGACTGACATCTGAAACGGCCTATCGTCAGGCTCAGGTGGAATTAGCTAAAACCACGACACTCGTTCCCGACCTTGAACGACAGATCCGCTTAAAAGAAAATGAAATATCCTTACTCACGGGCCAATACCCCGGGGATATCCCCCGCGGGGCAAACATTGACCAGCAAATGTTACTACCGGAACTCCCCGTGGGATTACCCTCTTCCCTGCTTGAACGCCGCCCCGACATTCGGCAAGCGGAATACAAACTGAAAGCGGCAAACGCCAAAGTCGGTGTTACCTACACCAATCTATTCCCTCAAATCACGCTAACCGCCAGATATGGACGGGAAGATAGCGAACTCGGCGACTTCCTGAAAGCCCCTTACTTTTACCTGGGAGGCAAACTCCTCGCCCCCGTGCTTAATGCCGGGAACAAGCGAGCACGTCTTAAAGCTGCCCGTGCCGCCCTGGAAGCCGAAACGTACAGCTATCAACAAACCGTGTTATCTGCCTTCAAAGAAGTCGATAACGCTTTAACCACCTTCTCGAAAGTACGGGACATGCGGGTATCAAAAGCCCGCCTGGAAGAAGCCGCCCGCTCGTACATGGAACTAGCCAACTTGCAATACATTAACGGGGTCGTCAGTTACCTGAACGTGTTGGACGCCCAAAGAGGTTACTTCGACGCTCAAATCGGACTGAACAATGCCGTGCGGGACGAACTACTTTCCATCGTTAATCTTTACAGGGCTTTGGGTGGGGGATGGCAATAA
- a CDS encoding TonB-dependent receptor: MIYTVIQSLKIGILKAKKTTTILCFIVISSLGYTQQISKNNSNTVLYGIITNSQTQKPLYGVSIWIKELQRGVITDKKGRYTLKVPSGEYTITVSYVGFSKITEKIILKGSLITKNFKLEEKAIELGETVITARKGNGAIIKEIKESPMAVSVIDGRKMMGRSSGIEEILSRSSGLTIRKEGGLGSKSRVSVHGLEGKRVAIFIDGFALNSPDGSFDINDLPIDVIERIEVYKGIVPAEYGGDGLGGAINIVTREVNCDMVGAIAEVSSYGKMRFTGSGKKLFEKPGIQLGLAFMHNRANNNYPMDLRAFDPDYPIDPYSHVIRNNDKYHSSILNGSLVFTKLWFDKIELECTGYKNYKELQNISFDSRYAYTHGFNIMPALKLEKENFFLKGLALKTSIVYAIVNTHLVDTVGHIYQWTGETTPNQGETSDMIFNLSDDWTRDVRHKLNFKYVINRSHQLNLNNQFVFSKRTPKDDYVKSYIGFDPSGFPSKMTGNVTGFTYTFFSKNKKFQNTAAVKAYYLYSQVFRTDDKKTDDGSSIKKEPDQTTNKDLFWGYNEGVSYEFLRGIRVKASFEHTLRLPDPEELFGDGISVKSSVNLKPEKSDNFNLGLILDRMNFLGLTRMQAEANGFYMNTSNLIRLMPANIRMAYVNLGETIIKGVDLDLKIDVTPDWYTYFNLTYQSLRDNLQWKTNDKTVENPTYKLDIPNIPSFYYNGGVEYHRSGWPLKGELSRIYADVSYVGDYCNAWKLSSQKDQQIKWTIPAYYNFSAGIQQSFFKNQLSVCFYVNNILNETIYNDYKMPLPGRTFGIKLRYNWFKDKSEGGAMQL; encoded by the coding sequence ATGATATATACGGTTATTCAATCCCTTAAAATAGGTATTTTAAAAGCAAAAAAAACAACTACCATATTGTGTTTCATTGTCATAAGTAGTTTGGGATATACCCAACAGATATCCAAAAATAATAGTAATACTGTACTTTACGGTATAATCACCAATAGCCAAACCCAAAAGCCTCTTTATGGTGTATCCATTTGGATAAAAGAACTTCAACGTGGCGTAATAACCGACAAAAAAGGACGATATACCTTGAAAGTTCCGTCCGGAGAATACACCATTACTGTATCCTATGTCGGTTTTTCCAAAATTACAGAAAAAATCATTTTGAAAGGAAGTTTAATCACTAAAAACTTCAAACTAGAAGAAAAAGCAATTGAATTGGGCGAGACCGTAATTACCGCAAGAAAAGGAAACGGGGCAATCATCAAAGAAATTAAAGAAAGTCCGATGGCCGTTTCTGTTATCGACGGCAGAAAGATGATGGGCAGGTCATCGGGAATTGAAGAAATCTTAAGTCGTTCATCCGGCCTGACTATCCGTAAAGAAGGCGGATTGGGAAGCAAAAGCCGGGTATCGGTTCACGGTTTGGAAGGAAAACGAGTGGCTATTTTTATTGATGGTTTTGCCTTAAACAGTCCTGACGGCTCGTTCGACATCAACGATTTACCTATTGATGTTATAGAGCGGATTGAAGTTTATAAAGGCATTGTTCCGGCAGAATATGGCGGCGATGGTTTAGGTGGCGCTATAAATATTGTGACACGGGAAGTAAATTGCGATATGGTCGGAGCTATTGCCGAAGTATCGTCGTACGGAAAGATGCGGTTTACTGGAAGCGGAAAAAAATTGTTTGAAAAACCGGGTATACAGTTGGGACTTGCTTTCATGCACAATCGAGCAAATAATAATTACCCGATGGATTTAAGGGCATTTGACCCTGATTACCCCATAGATCCTTATTCTCATGTCATCAGAAATAATGATAAATATCATTCATCCATACTTAACGGTTCTTTGGTATTTACGAAACTATGGTTTGATAAAATAGAACTGGAATGTACAGGATATAAGAATTATAAGGAATTACAGAATATTTCATTCGATTCCCGCTATGCATATACACATGGTTTCAATATTATGCCCGCCTTGAAACTGGAAAAGGAAAACTTTTTTCTAAAAGGACTTGCCTTAAAAACATCGATAGTTTATGCTATAGTGAATACTCATTTGGTGGATACCGTCGGGCATATTTACCAGTGGACAGGCGAGACAACTCCAAATCAAGGTGAAACTTCCGACATGATATTCAATTTGTCGGACGATTGGACAAGGGATGTACGCCATAAGTTAAATTTCAAATATGTAATAAACAGAAGCCACCAATTAAATCTGAACAATCAGTTTGTTTTTTCCAAACGAACCCCGAAAGATGATTATGTAAAAAGTTATATAGGCTTTGATCCAAGCGGATTCCCGAGCAAAATGACGGGAAATGTAACAGGGTTTACCTACACATTTTTTTCAAAAAATAAAAAGTTCCAAAATACTGCAGCAGTGAAAGCCTATTACCTCTATTCGCAAGTATTTCGAACGGATGACAAAAAGACGGATGACGGTAGCAGCATTAAAAAAGAACCCGACCAAACCACAAATAAGGATTTGTTTTGGGGCTATAACGAAGGAGTCAGCTATGAATTTTTGCGCGGCATACGGGTAAAAGCGTCTTTTGAACATACGTTGCGTTTGCCCGACCCCGAAGAACTGTTTGGAGACGGAATTAGCGTTAAATCGTCGGTGAATCTGAAGCCTGAAAAAAGTGACAATTTCAATTTGGGTTTGATTTTAGACAGAATGAACTTCTTGGGATTAACTCGTATGCAGGCTGAAGCCAATGGATTTTACATGAACACATCCAACTTGATACGGCTGATGCCTGCCAATATTCGTATGGCATACGTCAACTTGGGTGAAACGATAATCAAAGGAGTGGATTTGGATTTGAAAATTGATGTAACACCCGACTGGTATACTTACTTCAATCTCACTTACCAATCTTTACGCGATAATCTGCAATGGAAAACGAATGATAAAACGGTAGAAAATCCGACATACAAACTGGATATTCCCAATATCCCATCATTCTACTACAATGGCGGCGTAGAATATCACCGTAGCGGATGGCCACTGAAAGGTGAACTTTCAAGAATATATGCCGATGTATCTTATGTGGGTGATTACTGCAACGCATGGAAACTCTCATCGCAGAAAGACCAACAGATAAAATGGACAATTCCTGCCTACTATAACTTTTCGGCAGGCATACAACAATCATTTTTCAAAAACCAATTATCCGTATGCTTTTATGTAAATAATATACTGAATGAAACCATTTACAACGATTACAAGATGCCGTTACCCGGAAGAACCTTCGGCATAAAACTTCGCTACAACTGGTTTAAAGATAAATCGGAAGGTGGCGCCATGCAATTGTAA
- the crcB gene encoding fluoride efflux transporter CrcB, protein MFKTLLIIGLGSFCGGIFRFLLTRFVQHHFLSAFPFGTMAVNIAGCLLIGIFYGLFERGHLFNADIRLFLTVGLCGGFTTFSTFMNENFVLLREQNYLYFISYTALSVILGLTAIYAGHLIAKAL, encoded by the coding sequence ATGTTTAAAACACTATTGATCATCGGTTTGGGAAGCTTCTGCGGGGGAATATTTCGTTTCCTTCTGACTCGTTTTGTACAACACCACTTCCTTTCAGCATTTCCTTTCGGCACCATGGCTGTTAACATCGCGGGATGCTTGCTGATCGGAATCTTCTACGGCTTGTTCGAGCGAGGCCACCTCTTCAACGCGGACATACGCTTATTCCTAACCGTGGGTTTATGCGGAGGTTTTACCACCTTCTCCACCTTTATGAACGAGAACTTCGTTTTACTGAGAGAACAAAACTATTTATATTTTATCTCCTACACCGCCCTCAGCGTCATACTGGGATTAACAGCCATTTACGCGGGACACCTCATTGCAAAAGCACTATAA
- a CDS encoding efflux RND transporter permease subunit: MKPGFFIDRPIFSAVLSILIVLVGFIGLYLLPVDQYPRITPPVVKISASYPGASAVTVSQAVATPIEQELNGTPGMLYMESSSSNSGGLSITVTFDISTNAELAAVDIQNRVKLAESRLPAEVVQNGIKVEKQSSSQLMTLTLTSSDPRFDEIYLSNFATINVLDVLKRVPGVGRVSNIGSRYYAMQIWILPDRMANFGLTIKDLQNVLKDQNRESAAGVLGQQPMSGTDITIPITAPGRLSSVNEFEEIVVRANPDGSIIRLRDVARVSLEASSYNTESGLNGENAAVLGIYMLPGANAMEVAKNVVKAMEEISKDFPEGVSYNIPFDITTYISESIREVYKTLFEALFLVIFVVFLSLQSWRASLIPLVAVPVSLIGTFGFMLAFGFSLNMLTLLGLVLAIGIVVDDAIVVVEGVERIMEEEGLSPYKATRKAMKELTGALVATSLVLGAVFVPVSFLPGITGMLYRQFAITIVVSVLISLVVALTLSPAMCAILLRPSNGKKNFVFRKINEWLARGNNKYVHFLQRALANPRRIIAGFGMAIIFIIVLNRVIPSSFLPEEDQGYFKVELALPEGATLERTRKVTERAVDYLKEHPAVAYVQSVAGSSPRVGTNQSRSELTVILKPWEERKKGGMSLKEVMDDVRAEFKQYPEALVFLSTPPVIPGLGTSGGFELQVEARNGATFENLVDAVDTLVKYAAGNKALSGVSSSLQAEIPQLYFDVDRDRAQFLGIPLADIFSTMKAYTGSVYVNDFNMFNRVYKVYMQAEAPYRMQKENLNLFFVKTSKGNMVPLTALGKAENTTGPGSIKRFNMFTTAIINGEAAPGHSSGEAMRAVEKLVREHLPDNIGTEWSGLSFQEKKAKGQTGMVMSLVFLFVFLFLAALYESWFVPVAVLLSLPVAALGAYLGVWVFGLENDVYFQIGLVTLLGLAAKNAILIVEFAKVEVDKGVDAVQAAITAARARFRPILMTSLAFVLGMLPLVLASGPGSASRHSIGTGIFFGMIVAITVGIVLVPFFFVQIYKVKTWRKK, from the coding sequence ATGAAACCCGGGTTCTTTATTGACAGGCCGATATTCTCGGCCGTACTATCCATCCTCATCGTACTGGTAGGATTCATCGGGTTATATTTACTCCCCGTGGACCAGTACCCGCGCATCACCCCGCCCGTCGTGAAAATATCCGCGTCCTACCCGGGAGCCAGTGCCGTTACCGTTTCACAAGCCGTAGCCACTCCCATCGAACAGGAATTAAACGGAACGCCGGGCATGCTATACATGGAATCGAGCAGTTCTAACTCGGGAGGCTTGTCGATTACCGTGACATTCGACATATCCACGAACGCCGAACTGGCCGCCGTCGATATCCAGAACCGCGTGAAACTGGCAGAATCCCGTCTTCCGGCAGAAGTCGTGCAAAACGGAATCAAGGTAGAAAAACAATCTTCCAGCCAGTTGATGACACTCACGCTGACCTCATCCGACCCTCGTTTTGACGAGATATACCTCAGTAACTTCGCCACCATCAACGTGCTCGACGTGCTGAAGCGTGTTCCCGGCGTGGGGCGAGTTTCCAACATCGGTAGCCGTTACTACGCCATGCAAATCTGGATCCTCCCCGACCGTATGGCCAACTTCGGGCTAACGATCAAAGACTTGCAGAACGTACTGAAAGACCAAAACCGGGAATCCGCGGCCGGAGTGCTCGGCCAGCAACCGATGAGCGGAACGGACATCACCATCCCCATCACGGCCCCGGGGCGTCTCTCCTCCGTGAACGAATTTGAAGAAATTGTCGTACGGGCAAATCCCGACGGTTCCATCATCCGTTTGCGCGACGTGGCCAGGGTATCGCTGGAAGCCAGCTCCTACAACACGGAGAGTGGATTGAACGGAGAGAATGCCGCCGTACTCGGCATCTACATGCTCCCCGGCGCGAATGCCATGGAAGTGGCCAAGAACGTGGTGAAAGCCATGGAAGAAATAAGTAAAGACTTTCCGGAAGGAGTAAGCTATAACATCCCTTTCGACATCACGACTTACATCTCGGAATCCATCCGCGAGGTATACAAGACCCTGTTCGAGGCCCTTTTCCTCGTCATCTTCGTCGTATTCCTCTCCCTCCAAAGTTGGCGTGCCTCCTTGATACCCTTGGTTGCCGTCCCCGTGTCCCTGATCGGAACTTTCGGGTTCATGCTGGCCTTCGGATTCTCGCTAAACATGCTGACCCTGTTGGGACTGGTACTTGCCATCGGTATAGTCGTTGATGATGCCATCGTGGTCGTCGAGGGTGTTGAACGCATCATGGAAGAAGAGGGATTGTCGCCCTACAAGGCTACCCGTAAAGCCATGAAAGAACTGACGGGAGCGCTGGTTGCCACCTCGCTCGTGCTAGGAGCCGTGTTTGTACCCGTGAGTTTCCTGCCGGGAATCACCGGTATGCTCTACCGTCAGTTTGCCATCACGATCGTGGTGTCCGTGTTAATCTCGCTGGTTGTGGCACTGACTCTAAGCCCCGCCATGTGTGCCATCCTGTTACGCCCGTCTAACGGGAAGAAGAACTTCGTGTTCCGTAAAATCAACGAGTGGCTCGCCCGCGGGAACAACAAATACGTTCATTTTCTGCAACGGGCTCTTGCCAACCCCCGACGAATCATCGCCGGGTTCGGAATGGCTATCATCTTCATCATCGTGTTGAACCGGGTAATCCCCAGTAGTTTCCTACCGGAAGAAGACCAAGGATACTTCAAAGTAGAACTGGCTTTGCCCGAGGGAGCCACGCTGGAACGCACCCGCAAAGTAACGGAACGTGCTGTCGATTACCTGAAGGAACACCCTGCCGTGGCATACGTGCAGAGCGTGGCGGGAAGTAGTCCCCGTGTCGGGACAAACCAATCCCGCTCGGAATTGACCGTTATCCTCAAACCGTGGGAAGAGCGTAAGAAAGGCGGCATGTCTCTGAAAGAAGTCATGGACGACGTTCGCGCCGAATTCAAGCAATACCCGGAGGCCCTTGTATTCCTCTCCACCCCGCCCGTAATTCCCGGGTTGGGAACGTCGGGAGGATTCGAACTACAAGTGGAAGCTCGTAACGGGGCCACCTTCGAGAACTTGGTAGATGCCGTCGACACGCTGGTAAAATACGCTGCAGGCAACAAGGCCCTTTCCGGGGTATCTTCTTCATTGCAGGCCGAGATTCCCCAATTGTACTTTGACGTGGATCGCGACAGGGCACAATTCCTGGGAATCCCTTTGGCCGACATATTCTCCACGATGAAGGCTTACACCGGCTCCGTGTATGTCAACGACTTCAACATGTTCAACCGGGTCTACAAAGTGTACATGCAGGCGGAAGCCCCCTACCGGATGCAGAAAGAAAACCTCAACCTGTTCTTCGTGAAGACATCCAAGGGAAACATGGTCCCACTGACAGCCCTCGGTAAAGCGGAAAACACCACGGGCCCCGGATCGATCAAGCGATTCAACATGTTCACGACCGCAATCATCAACGGTGAAGCCGCCCCGGGCCATAGCTCCGGTGAAGCCATGAGAGCCGTCGAAAAACTGGTTCGAGAACACCTGCCCGACAACATCGGCACCGAATGGAGCGGTCTCTCCTTTCAAGAAAAGAAAGCGAAAGGACAAACCGGGATGGTAATGTCACTCGTTTTCCTCTTCGTCTTCCTCTTCCTTGCCGCCTTGTACGAGAGTTGGTTCGTGCCCGTTGCCGTGTTACTATCCCTGCCGGTTGCCGCCCTCGGGGCTTACCTCGGCGTGTGGGTATTCGGGTTGGAAAACGACGTCTACTTCCAAATCGGACTGGTAACACTGCTCGGGCTGGCAGCCAAAAACGCCATCCTCATCGTGGAATTTGCCAAAGTAGAGGTCGACAAAGGAGTCGATGCCGTACAAGCAGCCATCACCGCCGCGCGAGCCCGCTTCCGCCCGATCTTGATGACCTCCCTGGCCTTCGTTCTCGGCATGTTGCCCTTGGTACTCGCCTCGGGTCCCGGGTCGGCCAGCCGTCACTCCATCGGTACCGGCATCTTCTTCGGAATGATTGTTGCCATCACCGTCGGCATTGTCCTTGTACCCTTCTTTTTCGTACAAATTTACAAGGTGAAAACGTGGAGGAAAAAGTAG
- a CDS encoding helix-turn-helix domain-containing protein, protein MTVKLTNKDLQEMITEYPIHTFSMGNELEENRVFIENHYGKSTTKELKTHHFCIAESNIQCHENCKLYSESECGDVFWFSAILHGNVTCFYKKEENWKAGHANLISVKEEMKGYHYFSKNEPIRTIDFMLSSEYMERIASWYPDLFENIVNRFLGEKSFKVFPENVMFCPEIRRILNNMLDYKVLGNAAALYLDAKILEVLSLIVCKTSQKNCSACTCYSAKDNDKLFHVKAIIEQRYQDPPSLHQLALMVGTNVCKLKTGFKALFGTTVFEYLFDYRMELACKQLLDTDRSIQEIADSIGYEYHSHFSTAFKRKFGLSPLEYRNITMRGKRV, encoded by the coding sequence ATGACAGTTAAATTAACAAACAAAGATTTGCAGGAAATGATAACAGAATATCCAATCCATACGTTTTCTATGGGAAACGAACTGGAAGAAAACAGGGTATTCATTGAGAATCATTATGGAAAATCAACGACCAAAGAGTTAAAGACACATCATTTCTGTATAGCTGAATCCAACATACAATGTCACGAAAACTGCAAACTATATTCCGAATCAGAATGTGGCGATGTGTTTTGGTTTTCAGCCATCTTACACGGAAATGTGACTTGTTTTTATAAGAAGGAAGAAAACTGGAAGGCAGGACACGCCAATTTGATTTCGGTAAAGGAAGAAATGAAGGGGTATCATTATTTCAGTAAAAACGAACCTATCAGGACGATAGATTTTATGTTATCATCCGAATATATGGAACGTATTGCAAGCTGGTATCCCGATTTATTTGAAAATATTGTTAACCGTTTCTTAGGTGAAAAATCGTTTAAAGTGTTTCCTGAAAACGTGATGTTCTGCCCTGAAATAAGGCGGATATTGAACAATATGTTGGATTATAAAGTGTTAGGTAATGCTGCAGCCTTGTATTTAGATGCTAAAATTCTTGAAGTTTTATCGTTGATTGTATGCAAAACTTCGCAGAAGAATTGTTCTGCCTGTACCTGCTATTCTGCAAAAGATAACGATAAACTGTTCCATGTAAAAGCTATTATTGAACAACGATATCAGGACCCTCCGTCATTGCATCAGTTGGCGTTGATGGTCGGAACAAATGTTTGTAAGCTGAAAACGGGTTTCAAAGCATTGTTCGGTACAACCGTCTTTGAATATCTATTTGATTACCGAATGGAATTGGCATGCAAGCAGTTGTTGGACACGGACCGATCCATTCAGGAAATTGCAGACAGCATCGGATATGAATATCATTCACATTTCTCAACAGCTTTCAAGCGGAAGTTTGGGCTTTCGCCATTGGAATATCGCAACATTACAATGCGTGGGAAAAGAGTGTAG